In Nostoc edaphicum CCNP1411, the sequence TGTCAAGGATGGTTTGAGACGCTGGAATTGGCCTGTCTCTAAATTGTAATTAGATTGGAGAGTTTCTATAGCGATCGCGGCGGCAGTTAGGGGATTGCGGAGATCGTGCGCCAGCATCGCAATCACCCGATCTTTAAACTGTAGCTGCTCTTGGAGGTTATCTTTTTCCTGTTTCAAGCGAAAAATTTCGTCTGAGAGTCGGATTAGTTCAGCAGAAACAGCAACTGAACGGATAGTGGATTTGGGTGATGTCACCCTAACATTGTCGTCTATCCGTTCTTGTAAGTCTTCCTGTAATTTTAAGTAGGCGTCTACAGCAGCTTGCCACCGAGGCCACCAATTTTTCAATTGCGCTATGATATTACTCCCAGCCAAAACCTGTCGTGGTTCTGGATGAATTTTAATTAAAGCTGGCGTTGCTACCAATTTAAAGTGTTCTGCTAAGTAAGGTTGTTGTCCAACATCGATAGTTTGAAGTTCAAAACTATACTCAGCCTGCAACTCTTTTAAGTAAGCACGTATTCGCTGCACTTGTTGGCGGGACTTGGGGCGTCCATCGACAAACAGTAACAGCTGGAGGGGAGCCTCAGAATAAATAGGCTGATCCTGGGAAACTTGCATGTAATCGTGTTTCAGCACTGGTAACAACCCGGTGACGCTTTACAGAAAGTAAAATGGACTGACGGTTGTCGATGGTCGTTGTTTTTCTTCTTAATATCTATTTTAGATTTTCATATTCCTATCCGATCTGCGTTTTTGACATTAGACATATCTTTTTCAGCCTTTTGCCCCCTTTTGGCTAACTTCATCTCCAAGAAACACCCAAGCCCCTTGGATATAAGTCTTAATTTGCCCTGAATTAAAAATTTTCGCCAGAGTTATCAGCTGAAAACGTTATTACTATGTCAAATCGGTTAGTGCAGCAGCTTGTCAATTTGAGTACTCGCTTTGAACAAGCGATCTCCAAACAAACGCAGATGCTAATTGTATCTAATTTATCAGGAAGCTGTTAACTGTTCAGACCAAGTTTGTAGAGGGTTTTCTCAACCGCCAGTGCATTGGATGAAGTGTCTTCTTTGCCTCTACTCAATCCGACTAATGATTGTGAAAACAGCCATAGCTAACTATGCACTGCCTCTATAACTTGCGAAGCGCATCTTGTGCCCAGCTTTCCTAAAAGAACCGCTGCCCTATCCCAGATGAACAGGGGATGGGTTGCCAGAGAGAAAGCTTTGGATAACATAGAGGCGATGCCTACGGCGGTAAACTACGCACTTTTAGAGGAAGCACTCACTGCTTTCGAGGCTGCCAAGAAACTCTTGACCACAGCACAAGTAGCACTTTCCCTAGAAAATCAATTTAGAGATACTAGGGAAACTGCTGCGACACTTGACTGTTTTACCTATAACCTCAGCCGCCAAGAATAACGAACTTACGCTAAATCCCTGGAATTGCTTAAAACTGGCATTTTCCAGCTATTGCCTTACTCAGCTTACCATCGTCAGATGAATAATTGCCAAAATCGATTGTAAGCCAGCGTTAGCGAACTTTATCTATCTATTCCCCTCCTTGGGTGAGGCTAAGAGGGAATTTAATCCTAGTCTATCACTTCAGTTGCTTGGCGTAGGCTTTGCCCGCCGTAGGCATCTTATTATAGTGTATCTGGAAGAAGTTTAAAGCTTTTACTAGCTAAAGAACGGTTTAGCTAGTTATCAATCAGTTATCCGCTCTAAGAATGGAATATTTCCAAAACTCTCTGAAAATTTGTGATAATCCTTGTGGTGGAGTCCTAGATTAGATCACCCAAATGACAAAACTCTTATCTAGCAAGCATTCCAGATTTATTGATGTTTTTTTTCAAAAATGTTAGTTTGCCAGAATTTTAGGGAATTCTATAAATAAGCATGGGAATTATCAAAACCTAATGGCTGTAAAACGAAGACAATACGGTAGCTTTTGCTACCGTTTACTCATTTTTGGAGATATCATCATCACCAACAGAGACATTTACGAAGAAGATGCCGTGAGTCGGTAGTGTCGTTTTGGTGATACAAATAGTCAGAGAGCAGAAAAAGCAGGGATACAAGGGATATAAGGGATATAAGGGGAAAAAGAGAAAACCATGCCCAATGCCCCATTCCCATTTAATGAACAGTCTGCGCTAGGGTAGGAATTGAAACTCAATTTGTGATTTCCTGTGCTTCCCTGCAAACGTCCAGCTGTATTTCTAATTTGGGCTGTTCTACTCACTTCCTTAACAGCCTGTGCTAACAGTCCAGTCGCCAAAAACCTTGAGCAATCTTTGGCGGCAGATCCGAAGCTGCAAAGCAATCCAGCTGTCTTTGGAGAATCTCAGACTAACCAACCGCAAGCACAGCCAAACGAATCAACAGTTCAGTTACCACCTGATTTTCCCAAAGATATCCCCCTATACTCCAATGCCAAACTAGAGGAAGTTACACCTGCTAACGGTTCAGAAAATAGAGTCTCAACTCGTTGGTTGAGTTCTGACCCCAGTAACTTTATTGCTAGCTTTTATCGCAGCCAGTTTCAAACAAATAACTGGCAGATTTTACAACAGCCAACAGATGATGCGGGAGGTGCTTTTGAGGCACGTCGTAACGATTTGCTGTTGAAGGTTTCCATTCAGCCTAAATCAGTTACTAACGCCACACCTAATCAACCCCAAACAGCAACCGAATTACTGATTGAATACACACCTAATAGTACTGCAACGGCACAATCTACCCCAACTGCAAATCCTAACGAAACTACTAACGCCGTTCCTCAACCAGTAGATCCACAGTTTATTGGCCCGACACCACCCGCAAACTTGGCAGCACAGCCACCAAGCACGGCTAATAATCAAATAACTCCTACAGCGACACCTGAATCTCAGGAATTTAACGATCTGAACAAAGCACCGCAAGAATGGCGGCAATATATCCAAGACTTGGCTGCATTAGGTGTTTTGTCTTTAGAGCCAAAGACAACTAAGAGTAACTCTACTACCACAACTAACCAGTTTGAACCCAGTAAAATCATTACACATCGGGAATATGCTCGTTGGCTAATTGCTGCTAACAATACTATGCATATCAGCAATCCAGCTAAACAAATTCGCTTGGCATCAGAAACTACTCAACCAGCTTTTAGTGATGTGTCGGCAAAAGACCCTGATTTTCCAGCAATTCAGGGATTAGCCGAAGCTGGGTTAATTCCTAGTCCGTTGTCTGGAGATTCTACAGTAGTTTTGTTTCGTCCTGATGCACCCCTAACGCGTGAACAGTTGCTGTTGTGGAAATTACCTCTAGATACTCGCCAAGCTTTACCCTCTGCTAACTTAGATGCAGTTAAACAAACCTGGGGTTTCCAAGATGCAGCGCGAATTGACCCCAAGGCTTTAAGAGCGGTGTTGGCTGATTATCAAAATGGTGAACAATCAAATATTCGGCGGGTGTTTGGTTATACGACTTTGTTTCAACCCAAAAAACCAGTAACTCGTGCTGAGGCTGCTACAGCTTTGTGGTATTTCGGCACTCAGGGTGAGGGTGTATCAGCTGCTGAGGTTTTGAAATTAAAAGGCGGTTAGTCTCTCGTAGCATAAAAGTGAGCAATTACCTTCTAAAAGGTGGTAATGTTTGTCATTTCTTTGTGAAATAACTATTTTTTATCAAGAGAATGTAAATCTAAGTATTTTCAGCGTTTTTACCCATGTTTGATGAATTTTTGGTGCATAGTTAAGTAAAACAACGTAAATTAACTAAAACGAACAAATACCACGGGTAAAACAAATATGAAAAAACAAGCTCTTGCAGCAGGATTTGTTCTATTCTCTTTCATGTTGCCAACCAAAGTCTTGGCTGCGAGTTTTAATCAGCTTTATGTATTTGGCGATAGTCTTTCCGACCAAGGCAATGTATATAATGCTACTCTTCAAACATTTCCTTTAAGCCCACCTTACTTTGAAGGGCGTTTTACCGATGGGCCACTATGGGTGGATTATCTCGGAGATCAGTTAGGGTTAAACCCTACTTTATTAACTACTATTCCTTCCACGCCGCCTACCCAAGGGATAAACTTCGCTTTCGGTGGTGCTAGTTCTGGTTCAGGTAACGCTGTCGTTCCCAATGCAAATTTACCGGGAGTACTCCAACAAGTTCTTGGTTTTGCTGGAACTCTGCAAGCAAATAATCAAACTGCTAACCCAGATGCACTTTATACATTGTGGGGAGGTGCGAATGATTTCCTTTTTCTTAACCCCGAAGACTCTACCACGCCAATCAGTAATATATCCCTGGCGTTGAATACTTTGATAGGATCTGGCGCGAAAAATATTTTGGTGTTTAACTTGTCAGATTTGGGACAGATACCAGCCGCTACAATTGATGATCGCAATCCTGCAACCCTAAGCAAATCGACTAGTGAGTTTAACTTGGGTTTAGCAACAACTGTGAGTGCTTTGAGCCAAGACCCCAATCTCAACATCATCTCTATTGACATTTTTTCTCTATTTAATCAGGCAAGTGCTTTAGGTTTTACGAATGTAACCGAGTCTTGTCTCTCTAGGCTAGATATATGTGACCCCGGTAACAACAAGTTTCTCCTCTGGGACGATTTCCACCCAACCACCGCTGCTCATAAGGCGATAGCAAATACTGCACTGGCGGCGATTAATGCTAAGTCTGTCCCGGAACCTGCGATAAACTTGGGAATTTTAGCTCTGGGTGCTTTTGGTGCGCTAGGAATGCTGAAGCGTCAACAAAAAAGAGCAGCAGTTGTATCAGTAGTGCGGGTTGTTGATGCACAATTGTCTCATACAACAGTTGAAAACTAAACTAACTGTATTGATGTGGGATTACGATCGCTTATTTGAAATTATTGAAGAATTAGTCATGCACCATTCTCCGAGTGGTGTAGAAGCTGAGATTAATCAGTTGTTGATGGAACGATTTGCGGCGCTGGGTGTAGAAGTTTGGTGCGATCGCGCCGATAATATTATTGCGAAAATTCCAGGGAAAAATCCAGATGGAGCGATCGCCATCACCGCACACAAAGACGAAATTGGCGCAATTGTCAAGAATCTTGGTGATGAAGGCCGTGTCAAAGTCAGCAAACTTGGCGGTTCTTTCCCGTGGGTTTATGGCGAAGGTGTTGTCGATTTAATCGGAGATAACGAAACCATTAGCGGTATTCTCAGCTTTGGTTCCCGCCACGTTTCCCACGAATCGCCCCAAAAAGTGCAGCAAGAAGATACAACTGTTAAGTGGGAAAATGCCTGGATTGAAACGAAGCTGACATCTGCGGAATTAGAAGCAGCTGGCATTCGACCTGGAACTAGAATGGTAATCGGCAAACATCGCAAGCGTCCAATTCGGTTAAAGAATCATATTGCCGGTTACACCTTGGATAACAAAGCTTCTGTTGCCATTTTGCTAGCTTTGGCTGAAAACCTGAAACAGCCTGCTGTTGATGTTTATTTAGTAGCGTCAGCTAAAGAAGAAGTAGGAGCAATTGGGGCGCTATTTTTCACCCAAAATCAGCGTTTGGATGCCTTAATTGCTTTAGAAATTTGTCCATTATCTGAGGAATATCCCGTTAAAGATGGGGAAAGTCCTGTACTTTTATCTCAAGATGCCTATGGAATATATGATGAGGGGTTAAATAGTCAATTGCGCCATAGTGCAAAGCAACTCGATATGCCAATACAATTCACAACTCTCAGCGGATTTGGCAGTGATGCTTCGATTGCGATGAAATTTGGCCATGTTGGACGTGCTGCTTGTTTAGCGTTTCCCACCCAAAATACACATGGATACGAAATTGCTCATTTAGGAGCGATCGCTAATTGTATCGATTTGTTAAAAGCTTTCTGTGAAACTGAGTTTGAGAGACACTTTTAGATCCCCCCTAACCCCCCTCTACGGTGTACACACAAGTCCTAAAAACCTAGCTTGATAAGCATTTCCTCGTTCCCAGTCTCCGACTGGGAATGCATTCATTGAGTCTCTGACTCAATATCTGACTAGCAGAGCCTCTAATTAGGCATTCCTATTGCTCTGCATAGGAACGAGATAAACGAGAGAACAATGAGAAATTGATCTTTTTTCGATTTGTGTGTACACCGTAGCCTTTTTAAGGGGGGTTGGGGGGATCGATAACGTTTTGCTACCGACGAAAGGACTTTTAAAACATCCTCTAAGATTTTCTTTACGAATCATATCTTAGTTCTCTTGGGTTTCGGTTGAGTAACCCACCACGCCACCATACCAAAGATCACCGTAGCTAAAACACTCCAAAGTAAAGATGATACCAAGGGGTGAAGTGGATACTTGAAATTTATCTGTGGTGCAAAGGGTTTATCTATTTGTCCGGTGACAACACCAGAAACTATTGCACCGCCACCAAAGGCTATACCTAATACTTGGATGGTGCGTTCTAAAGAGCGATCGCGTTTAGCTTGTTCTATTTCTACTATGCCGCGAATTGTACTAATCATCTGGTCAAAGAGGTTTTGACCGGGGGTAAGATAAGCTAAGTTGGTGTTAATTTGTTCGACAAAGGTATCTTCAGCCAGTTCTAGGAAGTTGGACAAAAATTCTAAATTATCTGAGTCAATGCCTATTTTATTTAGCTTGTCAAGATATAAACGATAGTTTTTACTATTAGTTTGAATTGTAGTTCTGTGCAGTTCTAAATCTCTTAAATAATCAACATAATTAAATGAAATTTCTGGTATTTCCTGTAGCCATTGATTGAAATTATCAAATTTTGAATCTATCAAGTTATTCTTTTGCTCTTTAAATTCTTGTTTATACTTTTCCAGATCATAATTAGCTGATCTAGCTTGTTCATAACACCATATAGCTTCAGAACGAGCATAAATAATTTTACTGCGACAAAGAAGAAGGTCAATTAAAGGATAATAATATTCTCCCTTGTTTTCTAATTCTGTAGTAATGTCATGAGTATTTAACCAAATTAATAAATGACACTGTGTTTCAGGAAAATCAGCATCATTGTTATATTCAAATATCGGATTACCTAATAATTGCCCTTGATGCTGACGATAAACATTTAGTTTTTGGACAGTTTCTTCTGATAATAATGCTTTGACACAAGCATCAGCGAACGCTTGTTCATCATCTATTTTTCCTACAGGTTGAGCAAAAAATACTAGGGTTTGTCCTAGAGAAGCTTTGATATTTTTAGAAAGTAAGCAATCATCTGAATTTAGCCCTCTTAAATCAGCAAGTTTTACTTCTGGATCGGGATAACGTAGAGTTAAATCAAGGGCGTAGGTATCGTGAATTTCTAAGGGATTAGCTTCACCGTTTAAGTGTAGATTTTGTTGATGTTGGATGGCGGTAAATTTTAAAAAACGTTCGGGAAGTATTTCTCCAGTGATGCTAGTTTTTTTATTATTTGCTTTTTCAATCAGTTCAGGTAAAGTTTCTAGTTTAGGAATACCAAGTTGTTTACCAAGCTGCTGGCATTTTAACCATAAATCGTTGACATTTTTTACAGGTATTTTAGGTTTTTGTGACTGGCTATGCTTCAGATGAAAGGCATAAAGAGTTAGTTTGGGATAAGCTATCTTTCCTGTTGAAAAATAATCCATTTTAAATTAAAGATAAATGTCGCAGTGTTCAGATCCTCGACTTCTTTAAAAAGTCGGGGATCTAAGTCGAAGTCGGTTTTTTGTCTCCTTAGCAGATGACGAACTTTGTTGAATTTCATTAAGTATATTCTTTTTATCAAGTTCGTATTTGGGAATATTTGTATTTGCTTGCTTATCGCCTGGTGCTCTTGTTCCTATTTCCTCAAATTCTGCTAAAGCTTCATCTACTTCAGGATGTTCTGACAGCCAATCTGAGATAGCATCGGATAAAGATTTAATGTCATCAGGTTGGTTATTAATCAATTTCATTAGTGTAATTCTATCCTCTGCTGAAAATAGAGAAGATTGAGTATTCAGCAGATGGATAAAAATATTAACAGTTATTTTATAATCAGACATTATTATTCTCCTATTTGCCAACAGCAGTAAATGCAGCCCAATGAAAGGGAGAGTTGAATGGTTGCTCTCCAGTAATATTATTAATTTGACGACGTATCTTTCCTTTCTTAGTGTTATCTAACGCCAATTTTTTTACCCATTCCTGCAATTCTTCTTTAGTAGCATCCCGCAACCAACGCTGGGCTTGATTCATAGCAAGTGGTATTGACATATCTATAGCATCTTTTAAAATTTGAATGAATTTAATCATTAAAAAGGATGTTGATAAATCGTTTACCGTCCATAAACTACTTACAACACTGCTACTACCTGCATAGAGAAAGCCACTAGGTAAGCCGATATATTCATCACTGGTATTATTGAAGTCAATTAAACCTGTTTCGCAAGCAGAGAGAACCACGAGACGAGTTTGACTAAAGTCGAAGGTTCGTTCAAATAAATTACCCAATGTCAAACATTTACTTAAATCTACAGCTTCCGTATCGGAAACTTTGAGATATTTTTCTGGGTTAGCTTCATCAGGAATAGGGGAAACAAAGGCATCTGCTAATAATAAAAAAGAATTTTGGGGAGAATTTAAGTTAAAAGAGCCGTGACAAGAGAAGTGGAGATAATTTGATTCTTTTAATTGTGTTGCTGCTTGGGATAAGGCAGCTTTTGTGGCTTGGTTTTTGGATAATACTTGATGGGAGGGAAAGTAAGATAATATGCTTTCTACTTCCAAATTGGTATAATTCAGGTCTTCTGTGGGATT encodes:
- a CDS encoding histidine kinase, with protein sequence MLKHDYMQVSQDQPIYSEAPLQLLLFVDGRPKSRQQVQRIRAYLKELQAEYSFELQTIDVGQQPYLAEHFKLVATPALIKIHPEPRQVLAGSNIIAQLKNWWPRWQAAVDAYLKLQEDLQERIDDNVRVTSPKSTIRSVAVSAELIRLSDEIFRLKQEKDNLQEQLQFKDRVIAMLAHDLRNPLTAAAIAIETLQSNYNLETGQFQRLKPSLTAHLLKQARNQTKVIDRMIADLLQVGRGKDTEFPILPQKVQLGKLCLDVLEELCDRYTAKSQEVETDIPNDLPYVYADPERIRQVLVNLLDNAIKYTPEGGKISVAGLHRTTQKVQFSIGDTGPGIPVENRDRIFENHFRLQRDEGTEGYGIGLCLCQRIVLAHYGQIWVDSAPNNGAWFHFTLPVYPS
- a CDS encoding S-layer homology domain-containing protein translates to MLPCKRPAVFLIWAVLLTSLTACANSPVAKNLEQSLAADPKLQSNPAVFGESQTNQPQAQPNESTVQLPPDFPKDIPLYSNAKLEEVTPANGSENRVSTRWLSSDPSNFIASFYRSQFQTNNWQILQQPTDDAGGAFEARRNDLLLKVSIQPKSVTNATPNQPQTATELLIEYTPNSTATAQSTPTANPNETTNAVPQPVDPQFIGPTPPANLAAQPPSTANNQITPTATPESQEFNDLNKAPQEWRQYIQDLAALGVLSLEPKTTKSNSTTTTNQFEPSKIITHREYARWLIAANNTMHISNPAKQIRLASETTQPAFSDVSAKDPDFPAIQGLAEAGLIPSPLSGDSTVVLFRPDAPLTREQLLLWKLPLDTRQALPSANLDAVKQTWGFQDAARIDPKALRAVLADYQNGEQSNIRRVFGYTTLFQPKKPVTRAEAATALWYFGTQGEGVSAAEVLKLKGG
- a CDS encoding SGNH/GDSL hydrolase family protein → MKKQALAAGFVLFSFMLPTKVLAASFNQLYVFGDSLSDQGNVYNATLQTFPLSPPYFEGRFTDGPLWVDYLGDQLGLNPTLLTTIPSTPPTQGINFAFGGASSGSGNAVVPNANLPGVLQQVLGFAGTLQANNQTANPDALYTLWGGANDFLFLNPEDSTTPISNISLALNTLIGSGAKNILVFNLSDLGQIPAATIDDRNPATLSKSTSEFNLGLATTVSALSQDPNLNIISIDIFSLFNQASALGFTNVTESCLSRLDICDPGNNKFLLWDDFHPTTAAHKAIANTALAAINAKSVPEPAINLGILALGAFGALGMLKRQQKRAAVVSVVRVVDAQLSHTTVEN
- a CDS encoding M42 family metallopeptidase, encoding MWDYDRLFEIIEELVMHHSPSGVEAEINQLLMERFAALGVEVWCDRADNIIAKIPGKNPDGAIAITAHKDEIGAIVKNLGDEGRVKVSKLGGSFPWVYGEGVVDLIGDNETISGILSFGSRHVSHESPQKVQQEDTTVKWENAWIETKLTSAELEAAGIRPGTRMVIGKHRKRPIRLKNHIAGYTLDNKASVAILLALAENLKQPAVDVYLVASAKEEVGAIGALFFTQNQRLDALIALEICPLSEEYPVKDGESPVLLSQDAYGIYDEGLNSQLRHSAKQLDMPIQFTTLSGFGSDASIAMKFGHVGRAACLAFPTQNTHGYEIAHLGAIANCIDLLKAFCETEFERHF